CGTTCGGCGTCCGCGGGGCCGCTCCAGCCGATGCGGGGGTCGCCTGCGGCTGCGTTGTGGTGGCGTGCAGTGGTGCTCATGGTGGTGCTTTCCCTCCCCGAATCCCCGTGTAGCTGGGGGTCCCCCCGCCGTAGGCGGGAGAGGTCAGCCTGCCAAATGTGCTGGGTGTTGCGGTAGTCGGGCGGGCTGTCGATGATCTCACGGCGGGCTGACGGGGCGTCGGTCGCGGGGCAACGGGGCTGGTGGGCGGGGTGGTGCGCGGGGGGCTCGGGGGTGGTGGGGCGGTGGGTGACGTCGGTGTGTCGCGGGGCTGACGAGCGGGGGCGGGGGAGGGGGGACGGCGTAGCGGTACGGCTTAGGCTGTGCTCCAAAGCCAGCTTCAGCCAGGGGGCAAGCGCGATGACGACAGGTCGGCAAGGGCTGGGGGCACACCCCGGCCCCCGGGCGGCGGGACATGCCGCGCCACCGAATTCGGCCTATGCCGGGCAGGTCGTGCATTTTCCGGATCCGGTCCGTGCGGCACGGTACCCCGCCGGTGTGCGGATGGACGAACGGGGTTTCCCGGAGTTCTCGCCGTATGCGCGCGCGGCGGCGGAGATCGCCGAGCCGCCGGAGGGCTTCGGCGTCGACGAACTGCGGCTGACGGACTATGTGTCGGCGAACGCGGCCCTGCACGCGCAGGGGCACGAGCTGTGGATAGATGTGCCGGCCGTGGCGACACCGCACGGCTGGACCTGGCATCACGTGGCCGGTACCCGGCGGATGGAGCTGGTTCCGGTGGAGGTGAAGGCGCTGTTGCGGCATCACGGCGGGCTGGCGACGGCCGCCGTGGCGCACGACAAGCGCGGTACCCGGCCGTTGCAGGAGACGCGGCCGGCGCACTTCGGGCTGCCGCACCGTGATCTGTCGGTGGGCGAGGAGCAGTTGGCGCAGGCCGAGGAGGCGCTGGGCTATCGGCTGCCGGGCGCGTACCGGTCGTTCCTGAAGGCGGCGGGCGGCTGTGCTCCGGTGGGGGCGGCGCTGGACGCGGAGTTGGGGCTGCTGGTCGACCAGCCGTTCTTCACGGTGCGCGATG
This genomic stretch from Streptomyces nigrescens harbors:
- a CDS encoding SMI1/KNR4 family protein, which translates into the protein MTTGRQGLGAHPGPRAAGHAAPPNSAYAGQVVHFPDPVRAARYPAGVRMDERGFPEFSPYARAAAEIAEPPEGFGVDELRLTDYVSANAALHAQGHELWIDVPAVATPHGWTWHHVAGTRRMELVPVEVKALLRHHGGLATAAVAHDKRGTRPLQETRPAHFGLPHRDLSVGEEQLAQAEEALGYRLPGAYRSFLKAAGGCAPVGAALDAELGLLVDQPFFTVRDDAAVNDLLYVNKCLRDHFTKDYLGVAFVQGGVVAVKVRGEALGSVWFCPYDDARDQDGWTVQERVERLLLPCGADFDDFLQRLAGNPPELETVADLMVDGGFAYAVAVGG